DNA from Myxococcus guangdongensis:
GGTCCTGCGGACCCAGTCCCGCTGCCACGTGGTGCGCGCCCGCGTGCGCGGCGGAGACGTCACCAGCGTCGTGCTCAAGCACTTCCACGAGGACCTGGTGCTCGGGCTGGACGAGTGGGCGGGGCTGGAGTTGCTCGGCCGGCACAACCTCACCATCGCTCCAGGACTCATCGCGGGCAGCATCGACTCACGGCTGCTCGTCCTCCAGGATTTGGGGCTGGGGCCCACGCTGGAGGACCTACTCCAGGGTGACGACCCGGAGGCCGCCATCGGCGGACTGCTCGCCGTGGCCCGACTCACCGGACAGCTCCATGCCCGGACCTGGGGCCTGCATGGTGACTTCGACATGCTCCGCCACGCGCTGAGCCCTCGGCCCGGGCGCGTGCGCATCGAGAACGCGCGCTATCTGCTGGAGCACGTGGACCGGCTGCGACGTTGGACGGACGCCGTCGACACGGAGCTGGAGCCGGGGACACAGGAGGACCTGGAGCACGTGGCACGCGAGCTGGCCGAGCCCGGCCCGTTCCTCGCGCTCACACATGGGGACATGGCCCCGGGCAATACGCTGTTCACGGCCAGCGGTCCGCGACTGCTCGACTTCGAGTACTGCGGCATGCGCCACGCGCTGTACGACGCGCTGATGTGGCTGTTGGTGGTGCCGCTGCCCGATGAGCTCATCTCGCGCGCGGACGTCACGTACCGCATCACCCTGGCGCCCTCGTGCGAGGCGGCGCGCATCGACTCGACGTGGTTGCGTGCCCGCGCCCTGCTCGCCACCGCGCGCACGGTGAACATGTTCCAGTGGATGTCGCCTCGCGTCCTGGAGCGGGACAGGGAGTGGGCGCCCGGGTTCTCCGAGCGCGCCGCCCTCTTGC
Protein-coding regions in this window:
- a CDS encoding phosphotransferase, whose product is MVPRAAGESRRHRGATPLSTLDLARLLADGARSLSAAWGRPVLLTEPQVLRTQSRCHVVRARVRGGDVTSVVLKHFHEDLVLGLDEWAGLELLGRHNLTIAPGLIAGSIDSRLLVLQDLGLGPTLEDLLQGDDPEAAIGGLLAVARLTGQLHARTWGLHGDFDMLRHALSPRPGRVRIENARYLLEHVDRLRRWTDAVDTELEPGTQEDLEHVARELAEPGPFLALTHGDMAPGNTLFTASGPRLLDFEYCGMRHALYDALMWLLVVPLPDELISRADVTYRITLAPSCEAARIDSTWLRARALLATARTVNMFQWMSPRVLERDREWAPGFSERAALLRHLARARALREPVDPIPALSRTLDALEERLVERWAGTESFTWPAFR